The nucleotide window AGAAAGCGCTCTGCCTGGACTGCAtatcttggaggccagaagtcctGCGTGTATGTCCATGAGCTCGGAGACCCTAAGAATTGCTTTTTCAAGACATCCTGCAAGGTGGTGGAGCTTCCCCTTCATTAGAGAAATGTCTCCACTAacaccattttgtcaaacaatcACCTAGCTAAAGGTCTCTGCACAGTGATGGAGCCCACTGGTTCACTCTCTCAGTAGCTCAGAGCTGGAATTATATGCTTTTGGGAGGCTCAGTTTGTGGACACCCAGACCTGAACGATGCATAGTACCAAAGGCACTCAGGTATGGTCAGAACCCAGGGCCAGCAGACTGCTGTCACGTGGTGGTTAAGCTAGAGTCAAAACTCCAACTCTGTTCCTTTTCGCTTCGGCGGGCAATCTTGGGCAAGTGTTTAACCTTCGCGTGCCAAGATTTCATTGCAGGCCTAGAAAGGGTCACAGTGCCTGGTCCTGGGGTGTTGTGATGAGCAAGAGAGTTAACCTACCTAGTACTAGGAATAGCACCCAATGGCAGCAAGGACATGCTTCGCAACATTCAGCCTTTTAACTACGGGCGTTAGAAACTCTCCAACATGTCCGAGTTTGAATCAGCGCTTGGAATTAGAAAACTTGAAAGCCTGGGACTCAAACCACAGAGCAAGAACGAAACGCGGACAGGGCGCGGCTCAGTACAGCTTTTTCTCCAATCAGAATCCTCAAGGCTGAAGCTACGTATGAGACCTCGTCCAATCTGGTCTCTAAGAGGGCGGGATCACCAGCGCCTACCTGCacctgtagctgggtggctgcctCCCGTCCCACCCTGACCCTCCCCGCCTCTGTAGTTCTAGTATCTTCAGTCCtttggccagccaccagcaggtGGGCAGATGTCGGTGCGTGTTCCTACTGACGCTCAGGAAGAGCGAGTGCGCAGGAGTCAGCAGCCGAGGTCCCATCTCTCAGCGGCCCGGGAACAGCGCAAGCAGGGAAAAAGAACGCGCCCCAGAATGTGAGACACCCACCTGGAAAGGCTGTCTGGGTTTGCCCTAGGGCGGCGGATGTGACAGACGCACGACCTAAGCATACCTTGCTGCCACCCCGAGTTGTCCTTTGGGTGTGCGGGAATCAAAGGAGTTGGGCCAGAGCAGCAACAGCGTTCCCTGCATCTCTTCGAGACGGCGCCAACCCGCACCCAGCCTAAGCTTCAGGCAGCCCCGAGACGAGAGCCAGCGCGGCCCGGAGTCCCGGTGACCCTGGAAGCCCCTGCAGGTGAGTGAACCAGAGTCCCTCTGAGTCTGACGAGACAAACCCTGGTCCTGGGGTGTCCCTCGTGATTGCTGTCCCCTCGCGGtgcccctcctcctgctgccagAGGAGAAGCCCCAGAACCGTGCTCTGCCTACTTTTACATTATTTGTCATCTTTTCCTTGTGAGATTCTCATAAAGTCTTTCCATGCACAGCACGTTGATCACTGTGGAGAAGGGTGGAGAACCGAGGCATCTTGGCTGCCCGCTGccaccattaatacatgccttggGGCACGGGATTGTTTTTGCGATCTGCAAGGTAGGAGGAAGAACGGTGTTTGCAAACTCTACAGCTGACGGTGCCTGAGGGTGTAGGCGCTTTTcatagggaaaaaacaaaaacaaaacaaaacaaaacaaaaaaactttgggCGGTTTTGCTTTTACGGTTTTCGAGTCCCAGCCCGAGTGTGTCCTCTGGGCATCCTGAGGAGATGCGGTCGGTGGCTGTTGCGCCGCCTCCCGTAGGCGCAGAGACTTCCTCTCTCAGGCAATTCAGGGAGAACCTGCAACAACAAACGCAGCCCAAGATTCCCTCTTTTGAGCACACGCGAATCCTAGGAGCGCGCTGTGTGTGGGATTCGAAGAGCGGAGCTCGAGTGCCCTGCCCACTCTCGGTGGTCGTGTCCAATTGTGGGCGCACGGAAAGAGTGCGAGAAGTCTGGCTTGCAGTATTAGGAGGTTGGGGACTCCGTTATTCAATGTTTGGGGGTAGaagaatgttttgtttgttttttgttttttgattttggaATTCTGGTTGCGCTCTCTCCTTTGGAGGATGGTATCGCACAAGGCAAAGTACCAGCAGTCTTTACTTTATAACTAAGATGATTGAGAATTGGAGAACTAAGGGAAGAGGGGCTGGGGACTGCAGCCTTCCTACCATCGCTATATTGGCCTCCAGGGAGTACAAGGAAGAGTGGAATGGCTGGTTTTCAGAGGAAGTTAAGTCTAGACGGCCTCTGAAAGTCACAAGGCAGAAGCGGTTCGAAGCTGTTTGGTGTAAGCACAACAATATGCTGTGTGTCCGACTTTCTTACTTGGATACACCCCCGAGCATCAACATTCAACACGATAGGGAACGGTTTTAGAGAAATTTCAATCTGTTTGCCTGATCTTCACTGTTCTCCTGTAATTGGCAAGATACGCTAGGTGGTCCCGCCCCCTGCCGCCCCTCCCCATTACCCCCCTTCCCGGTGCTCCTGTGGCAGGTGGGCGCCTACAGTGGTTCTTATACAGTCAGGTGGAGTGGCAAGGCCAGGTTGGAGCCAGGCTGATCAAAATGATCAGGACTTCCACTGGGTGGCTACTGCACTTACTCAGGAGCTAAGGCAAAGGTTgaggccaggagttcaaggtaatCAATCTTGTACATCAGGCGGTGTCCTGCTGGAGGCCACTGGGTCCACCGCCCCTCCTGCGGCCCCATGGCTTGGAGCCCCAACTCAGAGGAAAGGAGAATTGGGGAGCCTGTTACTTTGACCAACCCAAGTTTTGTGTTCCTCCCTGTGCAGGAGCTCCCTCGATTGCCACCAGGCAGCCTGCCAGTGTGGAAGAACCCTGGAAAGGCTGGAGTGAACAGTCTTGAGACCACGGAGAGAGGGGGCGTCCTGGCCCAGGCCCTTCCCCACACGGGGCGACCGTGGTCCCCAGGCCTGCGGGCCATGGCCGACAGTGGCAGCTCCACCAGCAGCTCCAGTCCCTGGTGGAAATCACTAACCaggaaaaaaagcaaggaagTCACTGTGGGGGCACAGCCTCCTGTTCAGCCAGGGGCCGAGGATCAGTCACCACCTTACTCGGATCGAACTAGAAGCTCTCGAGAGAACCAGCGTTCCGACGTCCTTGGGGACTCCGGAGAGCCTCCCAGGTCAGATAAATTGTGTGAGGAGAGATCCGGCAATAGCCGGCGCAATTTGAAGATCTCCCGCTCAGGTCGATTTAAGGAGAAGAGGAAAGTGCGTGCCACGCTGCTTCCTGAAGGAGACAGGTCCCCTGAGGAGGCTGACTTTCCAGATGACCCCCAGGAGGACAAGCAATAGTCTAAGcaagcttgagagagagagagagagagagagagagagagagagagagagagagagagagagagagagagagagagactattacCCAATGTCTCACCCAAGTTCAGAATATTCAGGGGGCCAAGGCATtaatattgaaatttttttctagaaaatgaaATGTCAGCCGAGTTTTCAATATTCCATGATCAAAGACGAGCAAGTATTTATTTGTGGGAAGGATAGATATCTGCTTCTGAGGcagttggcttttaaaaaaagttattctgAAGGCCTCGCTGTTGTTCCCATCACCTGTGGAAGTGGAAAGGATGAATGGATCTCTTGGAGGCAATAAGTATGCCATCATCTCTCTGGCTTCCCAAATGAGGAAGCCATGCTCTTACCGAGGACTGCGTAGAGCAAATTACAGTACTGTTTTTACTAACTGAGAAATGCACTTTAGGGTACTTCCCTAGATTTATTCCTATGTGAAGGGGTGGGAGAGAGCCCCCTCCTAGTTTAGAAGCGTTGAGAAGATTGTTTTAAATGAGGACTGGAAAGTTGTATGCCTGTTTATTGTGCACTATTAAAATTGTTGAACTGTAAGACCTAAGGtgactttgtatttttttttcctatcctaACTTTGAAACGCATCATACTTTGAAACAGCATGCAAGGTCCTAAGTGACAAGGTTAATTATTGGCCACACACAGCTGCTACTGGAGagctgctgggcaaagaactttTCTAGAAACCAGCAACACCCAGCTGGAACGAGTTTGCCAGATATTTCAATTTGCCAACCAAATTCAATGGAAGGGAGGTACCAATTCATGTTACCCAAAGTCCCCTGTTCATTCCCATGCATTTCCACAGAGTACCTCACAAAGCCAATAATGCGTCCTTTTCAGTATCCATTGTGAACCTCACAAGAATTGTCCCAAAACATTTTAATGCATGAACTGAGCTCATTCAGTCTGTGCAAAACTGCCTTCCCCACCTGTTGCTTCAAAGCCCATCTCCTTTAGTTTGAGTCTACATTTATCTAGTTTCAAAGCCTTTGATCTGTCAAGCTGAGGATtcttaacaacaacagcaacaaaaaaaaaatctacctgttTGCTTTTATTATGAACTTCAAGCAAAGGAGGAAATGAATACCACCTGCTTTCAGCAAATTGCAAGAGAGTATTGTACcctagagagagggagaaagaactcTTCCCAGCACAAGCTGCTTCGTTtacaaacagatgcagagacatcACCCTCACCAAAATGTGTGTCCTTTTAGTCAATAACAAGGAAACAGGTGGCTATGAAGGCtaaggttttattgttgttgttgaattacGTATTcatgaaacaataaaaaatgttgGCTAGCTAAAGAAATCTCAGAGATAGTTGATGAGGATGACTAAAGTGCATTGAAATTAATGACGAGCTTGGGTTCCACTGTACATAATGGAGTTAATGACCTGCTACCTCAGTCTCTACATACCTAAGCCCTTACTCAGAAGGAAATTGCTGGAGTTTATTTACCTGGCGATTACAAATATCTTACATTAGAACggaaaaaatgcattttttcctgttattgttgttttatattcTGTGTAAGCATGATAAAACTTTTAAAGTGCATTAAGAACCAGAAAGTATGTGGCCAGTGTCCCTGGGGGGCAGGTAGGCTTCTTGGATGAGGAAGATTTCCCATGGTTTTAAGTGGACTTCCTAGTCTAGATTCAAATGAAGAAGAGCTGAGAAATTGGAAGACTGTATGGGTAAGAGGAAGTGCAAGCTGAGAGAGCGGTGCAGATGTTGAAGAATAAGGCTCTGAAGAAACTTTTCAAGGCATTTAAATTTCAGTTTGTAGGCAATAACAAAAACTAGAATAGGCACTATGCAAAATGTCTTCTGCTCTCAGGACAGTAAGTCAAGGCAAAATTAGGTTTGCACTTGAATAATACAAAAATCTTATACTTGTGCCTTCATcaactattttattgttttaagaacTATCTttcaggactagagagatggctcagtggttaagagtatactggctgctctctcagagatcctgaattcaaatcccaggGCCACAtgttgactcacaaccatctatatctGTAGTCcgatgggatctgatgccctcttctggggtgCAGATCTACATTCAGACAgaacacccatatatgtaaataaataggcctttaaaaaaaaaactgtcctcctctttcttcaaAATTCCTCTAAATGCACAAAAGCACTGGCATTTTCCCAGCTTCCGTGTGTGGTGTTGGATCCCTTCCAACTCTGTAATTGCATGGATATCCAATAGCAGGCCTGGAGCAGTAGGACTTAGGAACATGACATCCTTACCCCACTATTCTGAAAAGAAGCCATGCTCTAGGCAGTTATGACTGTGAGTGCAACTCACAGTCTGCCGTTGAGGTTTGTAATTACATCGTTTTCAAATGCTCCTGAATTATGCATCAGGAAGAACACATTGATTTAATCCCAAGCCAGGGAAATCTGAAACCACACAAAATTGATAGGATAATGAGATCATGAGTAAGATGAGATAATCCAACAAAGTGTCTTTCTGGGATTTGTATGCTTTGCAGGCAATTAATTACACTCCCAGACTTCCAGCACTTCTTAAACTTTGCAATCTCACAGAAAACAATGGGAAACTGATACAGAAGGAATTTGGAGTTTATTGGATTAGAAAATTTGGTTTGCTGTAAATGTCTTTATAAGTGAAATTTCACTCCCAAATTTGGAAACCAGTACATAAAATGTACAACTGTGGCTTCCAAGTGATgtaaaaggaaacacaaaagtcCGGTGGTGTGTTCCCTACGCAGTCTTGTAGCCATGGCGATAACACATGGATAGTTTTGCCTGGGTAAGTTTGCAAAGTTGGTGGTTGAGCAGTGACTCATATTTCAGGTTCCCTGGCTGTCCctttgtgtttgtccttctgttgCTCACCCAACTCTTGCTTTCACTTCAAAAGCCCTGGGACTCAGTTCTGGGTATACAGGGACATACTCAGCTTCAGCATCAGCATTtaggcagtttttttttcttaaggattttgttttgagacactgtGTGAGGTTAGCACCTCTGGTCCTGTCTAGTCTTTGTAGAAGAAAGATGTAAAACTGGTAGTGAGGGGGAACATCAGCCGAAGCCTCATCAGAAACAGTTTCTTGAGATGCACAGAAGAACATATTGatactttaaaacaaataaatcaaataaagagTAGAAAGAATGTCAAGTGAAAGGTGAACAAGAAAATGATAAGTGACTGGGCATGAATAACCAGGGACCAGGGacctttaataaaaaaaaaaaaaaagaatattcttttttctaaggcttgtaagCCACACTAAAAGCCAACACACCAAAGGCCAGCTTAGTAGATGTACTaagctgatttttaaattttgaataaagttttttattatttaaaaaagtgtTGGAAAAATGCCACACACAGAAATTAAtcagacccaaagtctatacaaTGCAATGAACTTTCATACACTTAGAACAATAATCATTCAGCaagaattactcaacatccttagccaccaggaaaatgaaagtcaaaacaaCTGTGAGATACCATCACCTGTCATAatagctaaaatcaaaaacactgatgacagcttatgttggagaggctgtggagtaaggggaacactcctccactgctggtgatagtgcaaatttgtatagccactttggaaatcagtatgatgggttctcagaaaattggaaatcaatctacttcaagacccagcaataccactcatgggcatacacccaaaggatacttaatcataccacaaggaaacttgctcaattatgttaatagcagcattatttgtaatagccagaaccaatagctagaaacaacctagattctcctcaactgaagagtggataaagaaaatgtggtacatttacacaatggtatATTGCTTAGCTGTAACAAACAATAGCAGCATGAAACTTCCAGAAATGcataacaaatattgatcctttaacTTCTTTGAGATCTACTGCATGAATCGCTCTGGGAGGGAGAAATAGATAAGATTTCCTGGGTAAAttgagagaagggagaggggagggaatgggggatgagaacatgagggaacaggatggtcaagtagggggagggatggagagggaaagcAATGAAGGACATATCTgggtgtggcttggtctgtttgtgggacccctggcAATGGAACCAGGATTTGTCCCTGATGCATAAACTAGCTTTTTagagcctattccctatggtaggacaccttgctcaaccttgatgcagaggggaggggcttggtcctatctcaacttgatgtgccagactttgttgactccccagggAAGGCCTTACCCTctggagaagtggatggggggcagtgggaggaagtgtgtggggggagagtggttggtatgtaaaaagaaaaaaatcaaaataaaaaataagcaagaaaccaaaacaaaacaaatcaaaaaacatTACAATGTAGTGCtaacacacaccccaccccaccccccgccaagTAGGCATTAAGAATAGAAGATGATTTTTAAGTCTTGtctttttgtgaaatattttataagaactatattaaattttaaaagtttttgggGGAAAAATTGATCTCGATAGCAAATAGAAAGTGGGACCACGTTTTCCAGAAACAACTGTGGAACTCATTGTGAAGTTGTTGACAAGCCCGCTGTCCCGTGGAGGCGCTGCCCTTGTGGCCTCATCTCGCCCTTTCCTGGCTCCTGTATTCCCCTTTCCTTTaagccatggcacatgtgttcCCATAAGGTTCAGCTGGAGAAGGGAAACTCCAAGGGGCCCTGGGAGAGTTTGACCAGCCACTGAAGATCTGGAACTCAGAGTGCACAGCACGGGCAGCCACAGATCATGTCTGAGAGACGAATGTGATGAAACTCCATGGGCTGATCTTAACAGAGACAGCTAGACATTGGTACTGGAAGACTAAGGACTGGGGGCCGTGGAAACGACACTGAAGGCCGGAGTCAGGCATCCTATGGGCATGCCACGCAAGGGACCTAACTGAATTGGCTACAGGTAAAACAGTATGTTCATAATCATTACGCCAGAGTTTTGGGGCCTAACCCCATGCGGAACATGACTGTTGATCCTTGAATTAAATTTTTCTAGCTCCAAACTGGTAAATTTTGCATTAAGgaaggcaaaaaagaaaatctccaacCCTGACTGGGCAAAGGATTAAGTACCAATCTCTGTGCTTTTTTTCAAAGGGATTTAGCCTTGTGTTCCAAACACCCTGGATTAACAGCTTCTCCCCAGCTGCCAGTGAGTAAGTGTAACGTTGGCTCACACTCCCCATAGCATGGGCAGCCCTCTGTGCTTTCCAGGACACCTGTTCTAGTGCCTGCTCTGACTTGCTCTTCTACAAGTCTTAGGTAAGCTGGATGTTTATTTCCTCTGCCATAAAACAAGGGGGTGGGGTTTATAGTCCAGCTTTCAAACTCTCTGCTATTTTAAGCAACTGgtagtaaaattatataatgtTCAGTGTTTACCTTAAACCAGAAGGAACTAGCTACCTGGTGGCCAGGCGCTGCCACCACCTTGCTGTCGTTTGGCCCAGAAATTTGACTGTACTCCTGCTACCTAGGAGCATTGAGTGTCTTTATTCATAGTGAAAATGTGATTGCAGATGTTGTAGCAAATTAGCATGGAAAGGTGTGCTTCAGGGACTGGGGACACAGCTTTTACTCAGTTGGGAAATGCTTATGTCcgtaaaaagccaagcatggtgacatgtgcctgtAGTTTTGACTTTGGAGGGTTAGAAACATCCCTATGCTTTGCTGGCCAGCCCTCCTGGCCTGATTGGCATGTTCCCAGCCAA belongs to Onychomys torridus chromosome 3, mOncTor1.1, whole genome shotgun sequence and includes:
- the Prr15 gene encoding proline-rich protein 15, which codes for MADSGSSTSSSSPWWKSLTRKKSKEVTVGAQPPVQPGAEDQSPPYSDRTRSSRENQRSDVLGDSGEPPRSDKLCEERSGNSRRNLKISRSGRFKEKRKVRATLLPEGDRSPEEADFPDDPQEDKQ